A single region of the Geobacillus subterraneus genome encodes:
- a CDS encoding Asp23/Gls24 family envelope stress response protein, whose amino-acid sequence MSEHVFDPGQEYAGLGKVEIAPEVIEVIAGIAASEVDGIAQMRGNFAAGVAERFGKKHHGKGVKVDLRDDGVAIDLYCLVQFGASIPNVAKKVQENVRQALWNMTGLETSEVNVHIVGIQFETGKPEQDAVEQR is encoded by the coding sequence ATGTCTGAGCATGTGTTTGACCCCGGCCAAGAGTATGCGGGCCTTGGCAAAGTCGAAATCGCGCCGGAGGTGATTGAAGTGATCGCCGGCATCGCGGCGAGCGAAGTCGACGGCATCGCGCAAATGCGCGGCAATTTCGCCGCCGGTGTCGCGGAACGGTTCGGCAAAAAGCATCATGGCAAAGGCGTCAAAGTCGACTTGCGCGACGACGGTGTCGCGATTGATCTTTACTGTCTCGTCCAATTCGGCGCGTCGATTCCGAACGTGGCGAAAAAAGTGCAAGAAAACGTGCGCCAAGCGCTTTGGAACATGACCGGCTTGGAAACGAGCGAAGTGAACGTCCACATCGTCGGCATCCAGTTTGAGACCGGAAAACCGGAGCAAGATGCGGTGGAGCAACGGTAA
- the nusB gene encoding transcription antitermination factor NusB, producing MKRHEAREKALQVLFQIDVGHIPPDEALGNVAGSGEVDPFLRQLVFGVVEHQEEIDELLRANLEKWTLERVANVDRVILRMATYEMKYIDEVPVSVSIDEAVELAKKFGDWKSGSFVNGVLSKVKAALQK from the coding sequence ATGAAGCGGCATGAAGCGCGAGAAAAGGCGTTGCAGGTGCTATTCCAAATCGATGTAGGTCACATTCCTCCTGATGAGGCGCTCGGCAATGTGGCAGGTAGCGGCGAAGTGGACCCGTTTTTGCGCCAGCTCGTATTCGGCGTCGTCGAGCACCAAGAGGAAATTGACGAGCTGTTGCGCGCAAATTTGGAAAAATGGACGCTCGAACGGGTCGCTAATGTTGACCGGGTCATTTTGCGCATGGCGACGTATGAAATGAAATATATCGATGAGGTGCCAGTGAGCGTCAGTATCGATGAGGCGGTTGAGCTGGCGAAAAAATTCGGCGATTGGAAATCCGGGAGCTTTGTCAACGGTGTGCTTTCAAAAGTGAAAGCGGCGTTGCAAAAATAA
- the accC gene encoding acetyl-CoA carboxylase biotin carboxylase subunit — translation MIKKVLVANRGEIAVRIIRACRELGIETVAVFSQADRDALHVQLADEAYCIGPTASKDSYLNFTNIMSVATLTGCDAIHPGYGFLAENEAFAELCRECNVTFIGPSPEAITKMGIKDIARETMREAGVPIVPGSRGIIESLDEARAIAAEIGYPVIIKATAGGGGKGIRVARNEEELVKGINITQQEAATAFGNPGVYIEKYIEDFRHVEIQVLADSYGNTIHLGERDCSIQRRLQKLVEEAPSPALDDEMRQKMGEAAVKAAKAVNYTGAGTVEFIFDHRNNEFYFMEMNTRIQVEHPVTELITGVDLVKEQIRIASGEKLSLTQEDVAFNGWAIECRINAENPAKNFMPSPGKIAMYLPPGGPGVRVDSAAYPGYTIPPYYDSMIAKLIVHAPTREEAIARMRRALGEFVIEGIHTTIPFHIKLMEHEKFQSGEFNTKFLELYDIMKAE, via the coding sequence ATGATCAAAAAAGTGTTAGTGGCAAACCGCGGGGAAATTGCCGTCCGCATTATCCGCGCTTGCCGCGAGCTCGGCATTGAGACGGTCGCCGTTTTTTCGCAAGCCGACCGCGACGCCTTGCACGTGCAGCTCGCGGATGAGGCGTACTGCATCGGGCCGACCGCTTCCAAAGACAGCTATTTAAATTTCACGAACATCATGAGCGTGGCCACGCTGACCGGCTGCGACGCCATCCATCCGGGCTACGGGTTTTTGGCCGAGAATGAGGCGTTTGCTGAGCTGTGCCGTGAATGCAATGTCACGTTTATCGGCCCGAGTCCGGAAGCGATTACAAAAATGGGCATTAAAGACATCGCCCGCGAGACGATGCGCGAAGCCGGCGTGCCGATCGTGCCCGGATCGCGCGGCATTATCGAAAGCCTCGATGAAGCGCGGGCCATCGCTGCAGAGATCGGCTACCCGGTCATCATTAAAGCGACGGCCGGCGGCGGCGGGAAAGGAATTCGCGTCGCCCGCAACGAGGAGGAGCTCGTCAAAGGCATCAACATCACCCAGCAGGAGGCGGCAACGGCGTTCGGCAATCCGGGCGTTTATATTGAAAAGTATATTGAAGATTTTCGCCATGTTGAAATTCAAGTGCTGGCCGATTCGTACGGCAATACGATCCATCTTGGCGAGCGCGACTGCTCGATTCAGCGCCGGCTGCAAAAACTTGTGGAAGAAGCGCCGTCGCCGGCGCTCGATGACGAGATGCGCCAAAAGATGGGCGAAGCAGCGGTCAAGGCGGCGAAAGCGGTCAACTATACCGGCGCTGGTACGGTTGAATTTATTTTCGACCATCGAAACAACGAGTTTTATTTCATGGAGATGAATACGCGCATTCAAGTTGAGCATCCAGTCACCGAGTTGATTACTGGCGTCGATTTAGTGAAAGAGCAAATCCGCATCGCGTCCGGCGAAAAGCTGTCGCTCACCCAAGAGGACGTCGCCTTTAACGGCTGGGCGATCGAATGCCGCATCAACGCAGAAAATCCGGCGAAAAACTTCATGCCATCGCCGGGGAAAATCGCCATGTACTTGCCGCCGGGCGGACCGGGTGTGCGCGTCGATTCGGCTGCCTACCCGGGCTACACGATTCCGCCGTATTACGACTCGATGATCGCCAAATTGATCGTCCACGCGCCGACGCGCGAAGAAGCGATCGCTCGCATGAGACGGGCGCTCGGCGAGTTTGTCATCGAAGGCATTCATACGACGATCCCGTTTCACATAAAATTAATGGAACATGAGAAATTTCAAAGCGGTGAGTTTAATACGAAGTTTTTGGAGTTATATGATATTATGAAGGCGGAATAG